AGGAAGATCCCCGACAGGGCCGGTTCGTTGGAACGGCGCCGGCCGTCGAAGATCTCCCGCCACCGGGAACCGGGAGTCTTGCGAAGAGTGTCGAAGGTCCGGTCTACCAGCTTGAGCAGGGCTCCGCAGGCAGGGCAGGTGTAGTGAAACTCCTCGATGGGGTACTGCCCGGCGCAGCTGATGCAGGTATAGGCGAGGTCGCCGCGGTAGTTCGGTTTGGATATACAGCTCGATGGAGTTGTTTTTTTAGATGGCATATTCTTTTTCCCCGTGATGTCTGTTTGACCGATGGTCGATAATTTATAATTGTATCAAGGAAAGAAAGTAGTTTCTATATTCCGTGCTAGTTTCTACGTCGTACCAAAAAAACCGTTTGACTTGCCGACGAAGCGACGGAGCGACTTGACGAAAAAACATCAAGATATCTATTCACAGGGTGCAATTACAAGTTGACAGGGTGTTGTTGGTTTGATCTTCTCCCTCAGTCCCTCAGTCCCTCAGTCCCTCAGTCGCTCAGTCTGCTGAATGACTTCGGCTGATAAAGGTAGCTGACCATGAAACTGCTGCTTTTCTACATGCCATCCTTCTACTACTCGACCCACGCCAAGTCCCTCCCTTCCGCTCCCGATGTGCAGGAGGAAAGGGAGATCACCGGGTGCGTCGTGGCCCTCGTCCAGGCCGAGGAGGACGACCCCGGAAAGGGAAAGAAGGTCCTGGACAAGCTGCTCAAGAACGCCAAGTGGCTGTGCGGGAAGTTCCAGACGAAGAAGGTGGTCCTTCATTTCTTCTCCCACCTTTCGGAAAGCCGGGCCGACCCTGAATACGCACGGGACATCCTGGTGCGGGCCGCCGAACGGCTCGAGAGCGCCGGCTACGAGGCGCACCTGACCCCCTTCGGGTACTTCTGCGAGATGAAGCTGCACATCGGGGGGGAATCCCTGGCGAAGGTGTACAAGGAGTTCTGAAAGAGGCAGTGCGGAGCACGGGGAAGGCAGTCCCAGTCACAGACTCAGAACACTTTCCAATTTCCAATATTCCTTCTCACTTTTCCGCCGCAACGGTTCACTGTGAACCGCGAACCGTATACTGTTCACTTCCCTCCCCCTTGACCCCTACCACGCCCGTTGCTACTCTTTCCGGGTAACCGCACAATCCATCTCCCCATTGGAGGATCGAAATGACAGAGAAAAAGAAGAGCGAAAAGGAAACGCGGAAGGGCATCAACGAGGACGTGGAAAATTTTTTCAGGGATGTCTGGGGCAAGGTGGTTGAGTATGCCTCCCTCGGGGCTGAAGAAGCTTCCAAGGTGTCGATGACCGCAAAGACCCGCGTCGACATCGAAACGCTGAAGTTCAAGAGGGGCAAGGTCGTCAAGATGCTCGGAGAGCGATACTGGGACCTGGTGGAAAAGGATCCGGCCCTTACCGTCGCCGGGACAGGAGAGCTCCTCCGCCAGATCAAGTCCATCGACCGGGAGATCGCCCAGCTGGAAAACGAACTGACCCAGAAGGCTGAAAAAAGCGCGGCCAAAAAGGCAGCCTCCAAAAAAACAGCCGCCAAAAAACCGGCGCCCAAAAAGCCGTCTGCCAAAAAGGCTCCGGCCAGGAAGCCCGCGGCCAGAAAAACCCCGGCGAAAAAATCCGCAGCCAAAACTGCTGGCGGCAAAGAAGTGGCGAAATAGGAAGGTTCCTCAAGCCGGGGATGATCTGCTATCCCCGAAAATGGCCACTGACAGAGGCATGTTCGCAGGTTGACACCGCAAGGCATCGGGAGTATAAAAAACGTTCTCTAAAAATGTGGGGCTGTAGCTCAGCTGGGAGAGCGCTTGACTGGCAGTCAAGAGGTCGTCGGTTCGATCCCGATCAGCTCCACCACTTTAAAATGAAAACGACGCCTCTGGGCGTCGTTTATCATTTTAAAGTGTCACGGCGAAGCTGGTCCGACAGGCGTTAGCGAAGACGGACGAAATCCATAAGTCTGGTCTTTTTTATTTTTTGCCGCAGCGTAGTTACGCTCCAGGCGTTAATGAAGACGGGCACAATCTTCGGGTCCCGATTTCCTCTTTTCCCTCCCTCGCTTTCCCGGCCGCACATGTAATATACTCACGCCCAGGCCGGTTACTCTGTATTTCAGGGAAAGGCACGATGAAGTCAGGAAAAAATGACCCGTATCTCACACCCCCATATTGAAACTTTGATAAGCAGGCTGATCCCGCTCGTCATTTTCCTGGTGTGCGGAGGCCTCTATTTAAACACCCTTTATCCGGGTATCGGAGGCAGGATAAATTTCGGCGATTCGGTCAAATTCCAGTTCCTCACTCTTGTGGACGGGCTGCCACATTCGCCGGGGTTTCCACTGTATCTCATGCTTTCAAGAGCGGCGGGAAATACCTTCACCTTTTCCCCGCATCCGGAAAGGGTCGCTCTCCTGTCCGTACTTTTCGGGCTTCTGACCATTCTCCTGGTCTACTGTATAATTCGGAACCTCACATCCAGCATTGTCGCTTCCCTGACAGTACCCCTGATCCTGGCTTTTTCCTTCACCTTCTGGACCCAGGCTACCGAGGCGGAAATTTATACGCTCAACACCTTTTTTATTGCCGTCGTATGCTGGCTGTTCATCAGATATGAAAGAACCAGGCGGGCCTGTTACCTTTACGGTGGCTTGCTGTTGTACGCTGTCAGCTTTGGGAATCATCTTTCCATGATCGGTCTTCTCCCTGCCCTGCTGTATCTGATATGTTCAACCGATAAGCGCGTCTTTTTCAGTCGGAATTTTCTTTTTGTCGCCGTATTTTCCATTCTCCTGGGAATGTCCCAGTACCTGTACATCTGGAACATTGCCAACAGCCCCATGGCCTATTCCGAGTTCATAGGGCAAAATCCCTCTTTCAGCCGGTTTCTTCTTTATATTTCGGGGGCGCAATTTTATCAAAAAACGCTACCTTACGTCGGAACAGCGCTGTTGCTAAAGGGGCCTGCCCGCTTCATTGTCCAGATATTTCTTGAATTTGGCTATTTGGTACTCCCAGGTATTTTTTCATTGGGCCTCAGCCTCCGGAGGCGTGCCGGTCATGAAAGGAAACCGGTGGAACGTTTCCTTCTGTTGGCCTTCGCGGGGATGACTTTAGTTACGATCTTTTACGATATTTACGATTACCAGGTATACTTTTTGCCGTCCTTTCTCATATTTACTTTATTTTTGGGTAACCTCATTAACGATATCCCCAGCCGTAGTGTGAAAAATTTATACCTGTCATTTCTGGTGATACTTTCCACAACCCTGGCGGTCCATAACTATACTGATGTCAAGGTAAAGGATAATCCTCTTCAGGCAGAGCTCACCTGGATCTTTGATCATTTACCCGATCAGGCCCGTATCTTACTGTCACAACGTGGCTCCTTCTTCTATCATGGTTATTTGGGCGCACAGTATTTCAAGTTCTCCAGATGGAGCAATGGAGAGGATTGCACGATCCTCAGGAATGTTAGCCGGCATGACAAGGAACCTTTCTATTCGACGGCCAGGGATCTGGACCTGTGGGCCGGTTTCCTGAAAAACGGCACCCACACAGGGTCACTGGTTAAAAACAGCTGGATATCACTGTCCGAACTTCTTCAAAGCCTTACTGACCGTCAGCTTGCCGTCATCACCTCTACGGAGTTTGCTGAGACGATCCCGACTGAAAGTCAATCCCTCTTCAGGGGGTTGAATACCGGACTCCTTCAGGGGAAAGGGAGGTATCTGGGTCTATATGCTGACGGTTTGATGATCCTGGAGCGAAAGGATATCGAAACACCGTTCCAGATCCATTTCGCAAGTGGTTCGGAACTGGAGGGATTCCGGTTTAGCAGGGACTTTTCCGTTAACAGCTTCTCAACAACCATCGGGGAAGGGATAACGGTCGAAATAGGGGGCAGAAAACTGGTGACTCAAAAGGGAGGTCTTAATGTGTTCCTTTTAGACGAAAAGATGGAAGTATTTAATACTTATCGATTAAGTCCATATCTTCCTGGTATGGGCTTTCCGCAGACCGAGCCACCAATATACAAGGTCGAAATTCTGCACTCGGTTGACAATGAAAACTGATAATCACCGGTTATCATTTTCGAAATAAGGACGGGATTCAACTTTTACCTTGGCGGCTGGCGAAAGATCTGTTAACCGCAAACCACCTGCCGCGGACCAGATCAAAAATGACATGGCCCTTTGGAATCAGCCTGCCACCTTCCATGGCAGCGTAAAGGTTACCGAAGTCCCCTCTCCCGCGGTACTCTTGATCTCGACGGTTCCCTGGTGGCTGCGGACGATCCGGTTGACGGAAGCCAGGCCCACCCCGGTACCGGGGATATCTTCGACGGATGGGCCCCGCGTAAAGGGACGGAAGATATTGGGGAGGTAGTCGGATGGGATCCCCATTCCGTTGTCCGCCACGATAAACCGGTGAACCATCCGGCCGGAGCTTTCAGTAGGCTCGTAATCCACGGTAACGCGGGGTTCGGCCTGGTTTCCCATGAACTTGAGGGCGTTGGAAAACAGGTTGGTAAAGATAAGCATAAGATGCCCGGGGTACCCGATGAAGTGGGGGACACCCTGGGGAAGGTCGACCCGGACCGGGGAGGTCCCCTCCACAAAGCCGGCCTCCACGAGAGCCTGCCCGATGACCTGTTCCGGGTTCACCTCGACGGCCTCATCCTTCTCCTGCCCGAGGGAGACCCTGAAAACGTCCAGCAGGTCGTCGAACCTCCGGGATGTCTCCTTCGTTTTCCGGAAAATAATCTCGGCGAAATTGATCTTCTCCTCGACACTCAGCTTCTCTGCCTTCTTCATGAGCAGTGACGCGTATCCGCCAATGGTGGCCAGAGGGCTGCGCAGGTCGTGGGAGATGACCGACAGGAGCTCCTCGAGGTCCTGGTTCTGCTGCTGGAGGCGGACGTTGCTGTCCCTGAGCGCTCCGATGAGCCTGGTGTTTTCAAGGGCTATCCCCAGCTGGGATCCCAGGGTGACGAGGAACTCCATGTCCTCCTGGTTAAGAGAGTGAGGCGCTTGAGTGGTGACTGAAAGGACTCCGATAGCCCTGTCGCGGGACAGAAGGGGGATGAGCCCCAGGGACCTGGACCCGACCTCGTAATGGACGGCCTGTGGATCAGCGGATACGTCCTCGATGAGGATCGCCCCTTTCTCACGGACCACTCTCCCCTCCAGGCAATCTTCCCAGGACGTCTCAATGTGATAGCGGTCCATCTCCTGGTAGGGAATATTGTAGCCCTCGAGAAGGGCAAGCTGTCCGGTGACGGAGTCGAGGAGGATCAGAAAGGCGTTTTTTACGGGCAGGAGGTCGGCTACGGCCTGCATGGCTTCCCGGGCCAGCTGGCGCGTGTCCCCGTAAACGCTGATGCGGGCGGCGATGCTGGCAAGGGCTCCGAGCCGGTCGTTGCGGGAGCGCAGGGTGTCAAGGGCTGACTGGTAGGGGGACAGGTCGGCGATCGTCCCCAGGACGATATCTGAACCGCCTCCAGGGTCGTGGAAGGTGGTTGTGGTCACCTGGCCGAGGAGTTCCTCTCCTTTGCCGGATCGAACATGGACGGTTCCCTGCCAGCTGCCCGGGTCGATCGTGCCGATGCCGGGTGCCGCATCGGACCAGAGTGTGGACGCGGGCTGCCCCATGCACTCTTCCAGCGAATATCCGATGAGGGATTCCATTGCCGGGTTAATGAAGGTGAGCTTTCCCTCCGTGTCGGCAAGATAGCATGGGACCGGGCTGCCTTTAAGCAGGGACAGGTTGATGTGGTAGCAGTATTCATCTGCTCTGTTCAATGTCATGACCTTACTCTGCGCCTTTCGGTTCGGAGGCCGGGTTCGGGTGCGACGGCCTTTAGCGATTATCGTTCCCGGTTCCTTGTCTGTAAAGACCCAAACCCGGGAACCTGTCGGAGACTCCCTGAAAGGTTCCCGGGTGTCGTATGCCGGAAAGTAATGAAAAATGGCCTATGGCCATCAACAATTCCGGTTTGCGGATCTGGAGTGGCAACAACCAGGTGCGCATTAACCGGAAGACCCACGAATACTTTCTCCCTCCTCCCTCCTCCCTTTTACCTGCTTTTTCACACCAGGGACACTGGACTTGTAAAGGGACCGATGGTACTTTTGTTAGACCGTATACCTTGCTGATTACCGGAGGGTCCCATGTCATTTTCAACGTATTTCAGAATGCTTCCCCTTTTATCCATATCCCTGCTGCTGGCTGCCGGGTGCGCCACTCCCATTCCCCCGAGCTACAGCATGTCCGGGCAGCAACCTGACCTTCCGGGTCCCATCGCCGCCCTCGCCGCCGGAGACGGCCAGGTGGCGGCCGCCAACCCCGACGGCGTCTTCCTCAAGGCGGAGGGCAAAGGGTGGGAGCGCCTGGAGATCCCCGGCCTGAAGGATCCAGGCAAGGTGACGTGTCTCGCTTTTCAGGAAAACAGTCTCTTCGTGGGGACCGACGGGGAGGGGCTGCACATCCTTTCAGACGGTCAGTGGGAGGTGGTCAGCCGCAAATACTCCGGACTCCCCGGTGACGGTGTGCTCTCCCTGGCCGTTGACGGCAAGGACGACGACTTTCCCGGGACCTCCCTGTGGGTGGGCACCCGGGACGGGTTTGCGGTCCTGAGGGAGGGCACGTGGATCATGTACAGTCCGGAGGAAAAATGGCTGGATTCGCTGTCCGGGGAAAACATGGCAGAGGATGAGGCGGAGGTCTATCTGGGCCTGGGTTACGACCTTGTCCGTGGGTCCAGGATGGCGGACCTTTTCACCCCCCCCGTCACCGCTGTCGCCGTGGGGCCCGACCGGGTGGTCTTCGCCAACAACAAATCCCGCCTGGCCGTGGTGGGCGGCGGTTCGGTGGCTGTTGTGCACTTCTACGATGACCGGGCAGTCCGGTCCATCGTTGTCGACGAGAATGTTATCTGGGCCGGCACCGACAGAGGGCTGTTATGGGGAGGGGTCTCCGGGAAAGCCGCCGGCAGGCCCTGGCCCACCAACTATCCACAGGCCCAGTGGGGCGGGAGCCTTTCGGGGACAAGGGACACGCGGCCCTTCGAATACCGCTGGTTCCAGGTGGGGTACAGCACCGCAAACGTCAGCGACCTGGTCCGGGACGGAACTGCCCTTTGGGTGGCCCACACCGGCGGGAGCGGGCCTGGTCTTGACACCGTTCCGGCGGGCGGTACCAGGAGAGGGGCCGACCTCACCGATCCCATTATCGATCTGAGGCGCTACCTCAATATCGGGGAGTACATCGTGCGCAGGGAAAAGCCTGTTTTCGAGAGTTACGGGATGGACGACGGACTTAAGGGAGACACTCTGGCCGTTGCGCCGGTCCCTGAAAGGCGGGAAGTCTGGGTGGGAACAGAGCGGGGCCTTTACCGTTTTCAACGCCCCGGTCAGCGGCCGTAATAAACCGAATGCGGATTTCGGGCTGACCATCACCCTTGACGGGATAACGCACTTGCTGGTTTAATACGAAATTGAACTGAATTGGAAAAACTCCTTCAAAGAAGGTATTTATGAAAGGCCCGGAAGTGCTCGAAAAAGTTCTCGCGGGGAACCGGCGGTTCGTGACGGGGAAAAACAGAGCCCTGGGCGACCCGGTGAACCTCGGGGAAATGGTCCAGACTCAAAGCCCCATAGCGGCGGTCCTCAGCTGTTCGGATGCCCGTGTCCCCCCCCATCACGTGCTCGACAAGAAGATCGGAGAGATCTTCGTGGTGAGGGTTGCCGGCAAGGTGCCGGGTCCAAGCGTCATCGGCAGCCTTGAATATGCTGTTGCCCAGCTGAAGGTGCCTCTCCTTCTCGTGCTCGGGCACGAGGGGTGCGGTGCCGTCAAGGCGGCCATGGAGGGCGGCGCCGAGGGCGTCCTGGGCGAACTCGTAAAGGAGATCGAACTGGCGGTAAGGTCTGTCCTCGAGGAATCGGAAAATCACGAGGATGCCTTTTCCGAGGCAGTCAAGGCCAACACCCGGCAAACCATGAGAAAACTGATGGAACGGTCACCGGTTATCTCCGATGCGGTCCGCAACGGGGATCTCATCCTGGCGGGGGCGATCTATTCCCTCGAGACGGGGGAAGTCACTGTCCTGCCTGAGAAAGGTCGGGTGCTGTGAGCCGTCTGAAGAGAGGGTCCCTGCAGTTCCTGCAGAACCTTGCGGCGTCCGTCTTTATCGGTATCGCCGTATATGGTGCCATCATCTACTGGGGCGGGGAGACGAACCAGAAGGTGCCAATGTGGGAATCGCTCTCTTTAGGAGCGCTGGCCGTGATCTGCGTCTGGGTCCTCGTTTACATCGGCGGGGTTCAGGACCGGATGGCTGCCCGTAAAGACAAAGAGTAAAAGCGGATCGTGAGTGATCTGAAGAAGCTTTTTCGCAAGGAGCACCCCTTCATCACAGAACCGGGCAGCTGGATCCTGGCTGGCCACAGCATGTCGGGAGATCCGCTGGATCGCGTGCCCGTACAGGGGCGTATCCAGATCACCCACGAGGAGGGGAAGATCGTCAATCTTGGCGAGATGGGTTTCGTGTCCCGGTCGAACCCCGTGAAGTTCCAGACGTCCTATGAGCTGACCCCTGCTGAGGACGAGCTGGCCCTGGATTTTTTCCAGGCCAACGACGCGGTCGGGGACCTGAAGGGCCGTTTGGTGGCATTCGACGACAGGCTTGTCAGCAGTTACACTTCCGGGGATGGAAGCCTGACCGGATTCGAGGTTTTTTTCAGGACCGGTGACAATCGGTACGCGGTCACCGGGACCCTGTTGAGTGGAGGTAAGATCATCAGCCTGTGGAAACTGGACATGGTCCGGCCCGCGGCTGAGGAGGCTCGGAAGGATAGCGAGCAGACCGGCGGGGAATGAGATGGAGGCCCTGGAGGTTCTCTCCCTGCCGGCGGGAAGAATAAACACGGAGGATCTGAGCATGATCGGTAAACGGATAGCAGTCTGGGTGCTGGCAGGAGCGGTCCTGGTCACCCTGGGGATGCCGGGGATAGTCAAAGCCGACCCCGTGGCGGAGGCCCAGCAGCTCCAGGAGGGCGGCGATATCACCGGCGCCTACGAACTCCTCAAAAAGGCCAGCGCCGACCTGAGTGACCAACTTAAAAAGAACAAGGCTGAGTTGAAAACACAGGTTTCAGCCCTGTCGGGTGTCAAGAGCCAGGAAAAGATGGACGAGATCAGGAAAAAGAACGATGTTCTTCTGGCCGAGCGCAAAGAGCTCAAAGCTCAGCAGGACAAGGTGGACGGGGCCATGAGCCAGATGACCTCCATCCTCGATTACGCGCCCTACCGGGAAAAGGATACCGCGGAAGCTTACGCCCAGTTCATCGAGAAGTTTCCGGAGAGTCCCAACGTTGAAGAGGCTGCAACAAGGATGTATGAACTCCAGTTCACACCCTACGAGGAGGCAGCCACCACGGAAGGTTACGAGGAGTTCATCTCAAGGTATCCTGATAACCCCAACGTTCCCAAGGCCCAGGAGCTTCTGGGGGCGGCCGTCTTCAACCAGTTCAAGGACCAGGGTACGGCCGAGGCCATGCAGGCGTTCATCAACGAATACCCCGGCAGTCCCCACGTGGCGGAGGCAGAGGTCCTGATGGTCCAGCTGCAGTATTCTCCCTACAAGGAGCTGGATACCGCTGAAGGGTACGCCGAGTTCATTGCGGCCTATCCGGAAAACCCCAGCGTTGCCGAGGCTCAGGCGAGGATGGAGGAACTCCAGTTCCTTCCCTACAAGGAGCAGGACAGCATCGACGGTTACACTGAATTCCTGGCTCTTTATCCGGACAACCCCGCCGCGGAGGAGGCTGCAACGAAGCTTGGCGACCTGCAGTACGCTCCCTACAAGGAGCAGAACACGGCTTCAGGTTACGCGGAATTCCTGGCCCGGTATCCGGAAAGCTCCTTTTCAGGGGAAGCGGCCGAGAGGATGAACTATCTCCAGTTCGTGGTCTACCAGGAGATGAACACTATCGACGGGTACGAAGAGTTCATCACCAGCTATCCTGAGAACAGCCACGTCGAGGAAGCCAGTTACCTTATCGAGGATCTCGAGTACGCTCCCTACCAGGAGGCCGGCACCATCGAGTCTCTCGAGGAGTTCATCGAGATGTTCCCCACGAACCGCCACGTCCAGGATGCCCGGACCGCCATAGAAGAAAAAGAAGCAGCCT
The genomic region above belongs to bacterium and contains:
- a CDS encoding threonyl-tRNA synthetase editing domain-containing protein, with amino-acid sequence MKLLLFYMPSFYYSTHAKSLPSAPDVQEEREITGCVVALVQAEEDDPGKGKKVLDKLLKNAKWLCGKFQTKKVVLHFFSHLSESRADPEYARDILVRAAERLESAGYEAHLTPFGYFCEMKLHIGGESLAKVYKEF
- a CDS encoding DUF2723 domain-containing protein is translated as MTRISHPHIETLISRLIPLVIFLVCGGLYLNTLYPGIGGRINFGDSVKFQFLTLVDGLPHSPGFPLYLMLSRAAGNTFTFSPHPERVALLSVLFGLLTILLVYCIIRNLTSSIVASLTVPLILAFSFTFWTQATEAEIYTLNTFFIAVVCWLFIRYERTRRACYLYGGLLLYAVSFGNHLSMIGLLPALLYLICSTDKRVFFSRNFLFVAVFSILLGMSQYLYIWNIANSPMAYSEFIGQNPSFSRFLLYISGAQFYQKTLPYVGTALLLKGPARFIVQIFLEFGYLVLPGIFSLGLSLRRRAGHERKPVERFLLLAFAGMTLVTIFYDIYDYQVYFLPSFLIFTLFLGNLINDIPSRSVKNLYLSFLVILSTTLAVHNYTDVKVKDNPLQAELTWIFDHLPDQARILLSQRGSFFYHGYLGAQYFKFSRWSNGEDCTILRNVSRHDKEPFYSTARDLDLWAGFLKNGTHTGSLVKNSWISLSELLQSLTDRQLAVITSTEFAETIPTESQSLFRGLNTGLLQGKGRYLGLYADGLMILERKDIETPFQIHFASGSELEGFRFSRDFSVNSFSTTIGEGITVEIGGRKLVTQKGGLNVFLLDEKMEVFNTYRLSPYLPGMGFPQTEPPIYKVEILHSVDNEN
- a CDS encoding ATP-binding protein; the protein is MTLNRADEYCYHINLSLLKGSPVPCYLADTEGKLTFINPAMESLIGYSLEECMGQPASTLWSDAAPGIGTIDPGSWQGTVHVRSGKGEELLGQVTTTTFHDPGGGSDIVLGTIADLSPYQSALDTLRSRNDRLGALASIAARISVYGDTRQLAREAMQAVADLLPVKNAFLILLDSVTGQLALLEGYNIPYQEMDRYHIETSWEDCLEGRVVREKGAILIEDVSADPQAVHYEVGSRSLGLIPLLSRDRAIGVLSVTTQAPHSLNQEDMEFLVTLGSQLGIALENTRLIGALRDSNVRLQQQNQDLEELLSVISHDLRSPLATIGGYASLLMKKAEKLSVEEKINFAEIIFRKTKETSRRFDDLLDVFRVSLGQEKDEAVEVNPEQVIGQALVEAGFVEGTSPVRVDLPQGVPHFIGYPGHLMLIFTNLFSNALKFMGNQAEPRVTVDYEPTESSGRMVHRFIVADNGMGIPSDYLPNIFRPFTRGPSVEDIPGTGVGLASVNRIVRSHQGTVEIKSTAGEGTSVTFTLPWKVAG
- a CDS encoding carbonic anhydrase, whose product is MKGPEVLEKVLAGNRRFVTGKNRALGDPVNLGEMVQTQSPIAAVLSCSDARVPPHHVLDKKIGEIFVVRVAGKVPGPSVIGSLEYAVAQLKVPLLLVLGHEGCGAVKAAMEGGAEGVLGELVKEIELAVRSVLEESENHEDAFSEAVKANTRQTMRKLMERSPVISDAVRNGDLILAGAIYSLETGEVTVLPEKGRVL